The Candidatus Accumulibacter similis genome has a segment encoding these proteins:
- a CDS encoding tetratricopeptide repeat protein → MSLLMDALKRAEEAKRLAGAGAQPAAPAAPAAAPELSLDPLDAPATTAGRSLPPLSQHRDSLDADLAASAAAPPRRSGAGSMAAVADRGSADDVARMAVKNAFAVKQEARPRTSLWLFIGIGGAVALAIAGYFWWQLQGLAGGSRVAPPPPPPPLPAARQPVLPAVAGASVPLPPASTATMPPGVTPPSATAGGPPASPQVAPDPAAPPLAAPAERRRRQDPAASQPAQEAGVFRSGSRRPPPDQTLDRAYDDWQAGRVDEAQRAYDQVLHRDPRNADALLGLAAIAVRQGRHERAQSLYLRVLESDPADATAQAALINLQGGGDGGQSESRLKTLLAAQPDAPAVHFALGNLYARQRRWSEAQQEYFQAYALEPDNADHIFNVAVSLDHLRQGKLALQYYRMALSAADSSRAAFDRNAVRQRILELQP, encoded by the coding sequence GTGAGCCTGTTGATGGATGCGCTGAAGCGCGCCGAGGAAGCCAAGCGGCTGGCCGGCGCCGGCGCGCAGCCGGCAGCCCCGGCGGCGCCTGCCGCAGCGCCCGAGCTGAGCCTCGATCCGCTGGACGCGCCGGCAACGACAGCCGGCCGCTCGCTGCCACCGTTGTCGCAGCACCGCGATTCGCTGGACGCGGATCTCGCCGCCAGCGCCGCCGCGCCGCCGCGGCGGTCCGGGGCGGGATCGATGGCGGCGGTGGCCGACCGCGGCAGCGCCGACGATGTCGCCCGGATGGCAGTGAAGAACGCCTTCGCCGTCAAGCAGGAGGCGCGGCCGCGTACCTCGCTGTGGCTCTTCATCGGCATCGGCGGCGCCGTCGCGCTGGCGATTGCCGGCTACTTCTGGTGGCAGCTGCAGGGGCTCGCCGGCGGTTCACGGGTCGCGCCGCCGCCGCCGCCGCCGCCGCTGCCAGCGGCCAGGCAGCCGGTCCTGCCGGCCGTTGCCGGCGCCTCGGTGCCACTGCCGCCGGCGTCGACAGCAACCATGCCGCCGGGCGTGACGCCTCCATCGGCAACCGCCGGCGGTCCGCCCGCGTCGCCGCAGGTCGCCCCGGATCCGGCTGCGCCGCCGCTCGCAGCGCCGGCCGAGCGCCGCCGCCGGCAGGATCCGGCCGCCAGCCAGCCGGCCCAGGAGGCGGGTGTCTTCCGCTCCGGCAGCCGCCGTCCGCCGCCCGACCAGACCCTCGACCGCGCCTACGACGACTGGCAGGCCGGCCGCGTCGACGAGGCGCAGCGCGCCTACGACCAGGTCCTGCACAGGGATCCGCGCAATGCCGACGCACTGCTCGGACTGGCGGCGATCGCCGTTCGCCAGGGTCGCCACGAGCGAGCGCAGAGCCTCTATCTGCGGGTGCTCGAGTCGGATCCCGCCGACGCGACGGCGCAGGCGGCGCTGATCAACCTCCAGGGCGGCGGTGACGGGGGGCAGTCCGAGAGCCGCCTGAAGACGCTGCTGGCGGCCCAGCCCGATGCGCCGGCCGTGCATTTCGCGCTGGGCAATCTCTACGCCCGGCAGCGGCGCTGGAGCGAGGCGCAGCAGGAGTACTTCCAGGCCTATGCCCTCGAACCGGACAATGCCGACCATATCTTCAACGTCGCCGTCAGCCTCGACCACCTGCGCCAGGGCAAGCTGGCGCTGCAGTACTATCGCATGGCGCTGAGCGCCGCCGACTCGAGCCGCGCCGCCTTCGACCGCAATGCAGTCAGGCAACGAATCCTTGAACTGCAGCCCTGA
- the tadA gene encoding Flp pilus assembly complex ATPase component TadA, with product MNAPAGHPHARPLGQILITRGILSEDQLRIALLEQMKSNRPIGKLLVALGFVSEATLRDALSESLGKQSVDLSKAIIDPSALRLVPRELAKRHHVLPLDYDAANQCLTVAIADINDIVALDRIRGLAGDDLEISTLLAGETEIDRAIDLCYGYELSIDGILHEIETGEIDFRGLQSSSDEYSQPVVRLIDSIMTDAVKRDSSDIHFEPEASFLRIRYRIDGMLRQIRSLHKTYWPAMAVRIKVMSGMNIAETRAPQDGRISLNMRGRQVDFRVSAQPTIHGENIVLRILDRQKGIVPLEGLGLAEQQLDLLKLMIARPEGIILVTGPTGSGKTTTLYSVLNHINSEGVNIMTLEDPVEYPMTLVRQTSAAESVKLDFANGIRSMMRQDPDVILVGEIRDAETAEMALRAAMTGHQVYSTLHTNSAIGAIPRLLDIGILPDIMAGNIIGIIAQRLVRRLCVHCKVPYQAEAHEAHLLGRLADGPRPVIYRPSGCERCEFQGYRGRLAIMELMRINADMDELIARRSTLREMQQLARRQGVVTLADDGLRRVLDGSTSLEEIGRVVDLTDRM from the coding sequence ATGAACGCGCCCGCCGGACACCCGCACGCGCGGCCGCTGGGCCAGATCCTGATCACCAGGGGCATCCTCAGCGAAGACCAGCTGCGCATCGCGCTGCTCGAGCAGATGAAGTCCAACCGGCCGATCGGCAAGCTGCTGGTCGCGCTCGGTTTCGTCTCCGAGGCGACGCTGCGCGACGCGCTGTCGGAAAGCCTGGGCAAGCAGAGCGTCGATCTGTCGAAGGCGATCATCGATCCCTCGGCGCTCCGGCTGGTGCCGCGCGAACTCGCCAAGCGCCACCACGTCCTGCCGCTCGACTACGACGCAGCCAATCAGTGCCTCACGGTGGCGATCGCCGACATCAACGACATCGTCGCCCTCGACCGGATTCGCGGGCTTGCCGGCGACGACCTCGAGATCAGCACGCTGCTCGCCGGCGAGACCGAGATCGACCGCGCCATCGACCTGTGCTACGGCTACGAACTGTCGATCGACGGCATCCTGCACGAGATCGAGACCGGCGAGATCGACTTTCGCGGCCTGCAGTCGTCGTCCGACGAGTACAGCCAGCCGGTCGTGCGGTTGATCGATTCGATCATGACCGACGCCGTCAAGCGCGACTCCTCGGACATCCATTTCGAGCCGGAGGCGAGCTTCCTGCGCATCCGCTACCGCATCGACGGCATGCTGCGGCAGATCCGTTCGCTGCACAAGACCTACTGGCCGGCGATGGCGGTGCGCATCAAGGTGATGTCCGGGATGAACATCGCCGAAACCCGCGCGCCGCAGGACGGACGGATCTCGCTCAACATGCGCGGCCGGCAGGTCGATTTCCGGGTTTCCGCGCAACCGACGATCCATGGCGAGAACATCGTCCTGCGCATCCTCGACCGGCAGAAGGGGATCGTGCCGCTCGAGGGGCTCGGCCTTGCCGAGCAGCAGCTCGACCTGCTCAAGCTGATGATCGCGCGGCCGGAGGGGATCATCCTCGTCACCGGTCCGACCGGCAGCGGCAAGACGACGACGCTGTACTCGGTGCTCAACCACATCAACTCCGAGGGGGTCAACATCATGACCCTCGAGGATCCGGTCGAGTATCCGATGACTCTGGTGCGGCAGACATCGGCCGCCGAATCGGTCAAGCTCGATTTCGCCAACGGTATCCGCTCGATGATGCGCCAGGATCCGGACGTCATCCTCGTCGGCGAAATCCGCGACGCCGAGACGGCCGAAATGGCGTTGCGGGCGGCAATGACCGGCCACCAGGTCTATTCGACACTGCACACCAACTCGGCGATCGGCGCCATTCCCCGTCTGCTCGACATCGGCATCCTGCCCGACATCATGGCCGGCAACATCATCGGCATCATTGCGCAGCGGCTGGTGCGTCGCCTCTGCGTGCATTGCAAGGTTCCCTACCAGGCCGAGGCACACGAGGCGCACCTGCTCGGCAGGCTGGCCGACGGACCGCGACCGGTCATCTACCGCCCCAGCGGCTGCGAGCGCTGCGAGTTCCAGGGCTATCGCGGTCGGCTGGCGATCATGGAACTGATGCGCATCAATGCCGACATGGACGAACTGATCGCCCGCCGCAGCACGCTGCGTGAGATGCAGCAACTGGCCAGGCGCCAGGGTGTCGTCACGCTGGCCGATGACGGCCTGCGACGCGTTCTCGACGGGTCGACGTCGCTCGAGGAAATCGGGCGCGTCGTCGATCTCACCGACCGGATGTAG
- a CDS encoding type II secretion system F family protein gives MPLYTYKAVSPEGRMVFGRIDAINLVDLDLRLRRMELDLVSGEPLSNRSLLRSGGVPRRELIHFCFHLQQLVRAGVPILEGLTDLRDSLEHPRFREVVASLIESIEGGQTLSQAMESHRRVFDQVFVSLVRAGEATGRLPDVLQSLNESLKWEDELVSQTRKMAAYPAFVGTIVIAATLFLMIYMVPQLRIFVKSMGQVLPLQTQILFLVSDLLVAYWYLLPTLPLLAFFGVRLLLNHNPLARLRFDGIKLRVPVLGNILRKIILARFANTFALLYASGIPILESIRTTQGVVGNLVIRQGLERVEQLIIEGQNVTAAFHGTGFFPPLVIRMLRVGENTGALDEALLNVSYFYNRDVRESVQKMQQLIEPLLTLVMGGMLGWIMLSVLGPVYDVISKIKT, from the coding sequence GTGCCGCTGTACACCTACAAGGCGGTGAGTCCCGAGGGGCGGATGGTCTTCGGCCGTATCGACGCGATCAACCTTGTCGATCTCGATCTGCGACTGCGGCGCATGGAACTCGACCTGGTCAGCGGCGAGCCACTCAGCAATCGCAGCCTGCTGCGCAGTGGTGGCGTCCCGCGGCGCGAACTGATCCACTTCTGTTTCCACCTGCAGCAACTCGTCCGTGCCGGCGTTCCGATCCTGGAAGGGTTGACCGATCTGCGCGACAGTCTCGAGCATCCGCGCTTTCGCGAGGTGGTCGCCAGCCTGATCGAGTCGATCGAGGGTGGCCAGACCCTGTCGCAGGCGATGGAGAGCCATCGTCGCGTCTTCGACCAGGTCTTCGTCAGCCTCGTCCGCGCCGGCGAGGCGACCGGCCGCCTGCCGGACGTGCTGCAGAGCCTGAACGAGTCGCTGAAGTGGGAGGATGAGCTGGTGTCGCAGACGCGGAAGATGGCCGCCTACCCGGCCTTCGTCGGCACGATCGTCATCGCCGCCACCCTCTTCCTGATGATCTACATGGTGCCGCAGCTGCGCATCTTCGTGAAGAGCATGGGGCAGGTGCTGCCGTTGCAGACGCAGATCCTCTTCCTGGTGTCGGACCTCCTGGTGGCCTACTGGTATCTGCTGCCGACGCTGCCGCTGCTCGCGTTCTTCGGCGTGCGGCTGCTGCTGAACCACAACCCGCTGGCGCGGCTGCGCTTTGACGGCATCAAGCTGCGCGTGCCGGTGCTCGGCAACATCCTGCGCAAGATCATCCTGGCACGCTTCGCCAACACCTTCGCGCTGCTCTACGCTTCGGGAATCCCGATCCTCGAGTCGATCAGGACGACGCAGGGGGTCGTCGGCAATCTGGTGATTCGCCAGGGCCTGGAACGGGTCGAGCAACTGATCATCGAGGGGCAGAACGTCACCGCCGCCTTCCACGGCACCGGCTTCTTCCCGCCGCTGGTGATCCGCATGCTGCGCGTCGGCGAGAACACCGGCGCGCTCGACGAGGCGCTGCTCAACGTCAGCTACTTCTACAACCGCGACGTGCGCGAATCGGTGCAGAAGATGCAGCAGTTGATCGAGCCGCTGCTCACCCTGGTCATGGGTGGCATGCTCGGCTGGATCATGCTCTCGGTCCTCGGGCCGGTCTACGACGTGATCAGCAAGATCAAGACCTGA